Below is a genomic region from Miscanthus floridulus cultivar M001 chromosome 1, ASM1932011v1, whole genome shotgun sequence.
ATAAGAATGCCATTCACAAACTCATGTTTTATTCTGATGTTGGAAAGCTCAGGTTTGATGCTGAAGGGAGTTGCAGTTGCTATTTTGATGGGAAGCTAGGCATATGTGCTTTTGTGCGAACAGTATTAATCTCTGTTTGAATAATACTTGCAATCCCTTTTATGTTATTTGAAATAACATTCTTTTTAATTATAGGAACCAGCAAAAAGGAGAAGTGGCAACAGACTAAGGGGCACACCTATCACAAAGACCATGAAGGTTGATAGACAAATAATGAGAACTTATATGATTGGCAAACTCATACCGACAATACAAGCTCGTTGGCCTAGAGAAGCAAGGCATGACACAATATGGATACAACAGGACAATGCTCCTTCTCATGTACCAGTAGATGATGTAGTTTTTGCTACAGCAGTAGCCCGAACAGGCCTCGATATACGCCTAATGAACCAACCTCCTAATTCTCCTAATATGAACTACCTTGACCTTGGTTTCTTTGCTTCTCTTCAGTCGCTAACGGATAGAACGACATCTAGAAACATGGACGAGCTCATCCAGAATGTGTACAATGAATATCAAAACTACAACCCCATCCTTCTCAATAGGGTATTCCTCACACTACAAACATGCATGATTGAAGTTATGAAGGATAATGGAGGCAATAGGTACAGTACAAGATCCCTCACATGAACAAAGAGAGGCTAGAGGCACAAGGCATGCTCCCTACAGCTCTAAGTTGTGATAGCCAGCTAGTTCAAAGGGCTTTTGAGTTGTTGAACACTTAATGGTCATGTTCATGTAAACATCGCTTGTGATGCTTTTGCGTTGTATAAATTCTCTGTATATGTATGATCATGTATAAATTCTCTATATATGATCATGTATAAATTCTCTGTATATATGAGACCATGTATAAAGTCTCCGTATCATGTGGCAGCGATAAACTAGTAATTCCTTAGTGTGTCATTTAACATTGCAACTCACAAAGTAAACCATAACATAGATACATGCAAGCACTGCAAATCAAAATGAACCAAACCAGTCCAACATAAACCATCAGTGCAAGCAACCAAAATACCATCAAGTACCATGAGTGCAAACAACCAACAACCCATCAGTACCACCAGCACTAGGGTGGAGTTACAATAAAAATATTACCAATACCTTGACTACGATCTTGCGTGTTGTAGCCCAATGGTTCTAACGTTTGGAACTCTTGAAAACATCTTCATACGCAGGAATGAAGCTAGTGAACATGTCTGTTACCTGTTCATTTAAGTCGTCATCTTCCAACTGTGAATGGCCTCGCAAGTCCACACCATCCTGAAACCAACATCCCTCATCATCAGTTTCTAGATCAGAGAAGCTAGCTTTATGGTCCACCTCCTCCTTGCTAGTATCCATCTACACCTTGGCACACGACATGTCCAGCTTGTTGCTCTCCATCTCCACATTGGCACTCTCCTGCTCCAACTTTACACTACCCATCTACACCGTGCCACACAGCATGTCGAACTTGTCACTCTCCACCTCCAACTTCACACTGTCCACCTCTAACTTAGTACTCTCCTTAAACTTGACCCTGTCCATCTAGACCTTGCCAGACAACATCTCCAACTTGTCGTTCTCCATCTCCACCTTGCCACTCTCCTTCTCAAACTTGACATTGTCCATCTGTAGCTTGTTGCTCTCCATGTTTACCTTGGAAATTTCCTTCTCCTGCTCCAGCTCAAAAATAAGCTCGCGCCACTGGTGAAGCATCGTACTGCACAGAATGATAGAATTTATATACAAAATTAGTGGCGGAGTTTGGAGCAAAACATAGGGCTTTGCAAAATTCATGAAGGCAAGGGGGGACAGAGCCCAGCTTGACCCCAACGTAGCTCCGCCGGTGCACAAAATCAGCAAGTTACCATAAAATCAGCAACGTTAAGATGGCTTACCTGAAACGCCCACGACCTTGGTTGCCACATGGCCTAGCAATTCTGCTCACTGCAACAATGTCCTATGGCTGCGTCTCAAGCACGTACTCATCCTCATCGCCAAGCAAAGATGAACCTGTAACACCTTCTTCTTCATCCAAATCAGGTATCAACTCGAATCGATCCGCAcccctaaaaggtcctaatggctagagggcgggtgaataacctattaaaactttctacaacaacacttaataaaccggttagataattatgaggcgaagcaagtgttgcgctagcctactaaaatagcaagccacctaccacaattctagtttatatagtttctatccacacaaaagctatgacactacactaagttaatgcgctctcaaaggctaactaaagagccacactaaccaaactaacaagctctcacaactagctacactaaagagcttgacaactagtttacggtaaagtaaagagagtgagcaagttgTTTATACCGCTATATCGAGgaagaagccaatcaatcacaagaatgaataccaatgaagaccaatcacctcggaatcaaatgatgaacacaataattttttatcggggttcacttgctagccagcaagctactcctcgttatggcgattcactcacttggaggttcacacgttaattggcttcacacgccaaacccttaatagggtgccacacaaccaacacaagatgagaatcacacaagccacgagcaatccactagagtaccttttggctctccaccggggaaaggtcaagaacccctcacaatcaccacgatcggagccagagacaatcaccaccctccgctcgatgattctcgctgctccaagccgtctaggtggcgacaaccaccaagagtaacaagcgaattctgtagcaaaacacgaacatcaagtgcctctagatgcaaacactcaagcaatgcacttggattatctctcaatctcacaaagatgttgaatctatgatggagatgagtaggagggctttggctaagctcacaaggttgctatgtcaatgtaaatggccaagagagtgaacttgagccagccatggggcttaaatagaagcccccatgaaatagagccgttgtaccccttcactaggcacaacacggggtgaccggacgctccgatcatatcgaccggacgctggaccctcagcatccggtcacgcgatgcgtgccacgtgtcccctctcttcaaatgttgatcgtccgatctcaacggtcaagtgatgaccggacgcagcagctcaaagtgaccggacccTGAACCCCAacattcggtcatttccagtaagcatccagagacgacttttcacgaccggacgcgtccagtcatgcttgaccggacacacccagtgttcggtcactcggcgactcctctgtgcacgatcatgtcagtgtgaccggacgcaaccagccagcgtccggtcatttctgtgccagcgttcggtcgatgaccgacgctgcgctttttctgctgctactgaccggacgcgctggtccttcagagaccaacgtccggtcacttatagtgacctccatcttttctatctaggatgccggtggcaccgtcggactgtccgtactttatgggcggacactccgccggtgaagttcataacccttgctcaaatgtgacaaccaccaagtgtatcaccttgtgcatatgtgttagcatattttcacaaacattttcaatggtgttagcactccactagatcctaaatgcatatgcaatgagttagagcatctagtggcactttgataaccgcattccgatacgagtattacccctcttaatagtacggctatcaaacctaaatgtgatcacactctctaagtgtcttgatcactaaaataaaatagctcgtaccatttatacctttgacCTTGAGCCTttcgtttttctctttcttcttttcaagtacaagcacttgatcatcaccatggcatcaccatcatcatgtcatgattcttcatttgcttcaccacttagaagtgtgctacctatatcatgatcacttgataaactaggttagcacttagggttctatcaattcaccaaaattaaactagagctttcaacccccTTTCTGTGTATCTTGAGCAAAATCCTGTCCTTCGAAGGCTGACGTAGTTAAGCTTACGGTCCCATCAAGTTCCACGACGATGATCCCGACTGCGCATCTGCTTTGCAGGCCACATCCTATGGCTTGAAGGGATTCCCAAGGCACGCTTCATTCGCAAGTGGCGAATGAACCGGCTAGGCCCATGTGCCCCGTTGCCGCCTTGCCATCCAAGGATTGCCTGACAAAATAGCACTGCAATAAGAGTAAAACACTTGATTCTCATGCAAATGATGAACTGATATGACATAAAAAAGAAGGGACTATAAAATTTGAGAAACAAAAGccattcttcttaatgaaaaaagcACTAGCACAGCAACAGGATTTCTGAGCATAATAGTAGTTGAGCCATATTTTTCGTAAATGTCTAGGCCATCGACAGGGTGGATCAGATGTGCCTAACTTAATTTTCTGAGCACTATAACGGATTATTCCTGTACAACCCAGTCCAAAGGCTCAGCATGCTCTTCACACGTTGGTGCACGATGTAGTTAACCTCTTTTTTTATTTGCTTACAATGCTCATGGAAAGATTGAAGTTTTTTTCAGAATAGAGATGTTGTGATTTTTGGAGGAGGAATACCTTGACGGAACTTGAGGGTCCTCAGCACAGGCCCTCAGATCCAGCCCGCTCCGCCTTCACCTGGTAGGAGGCAAGGTTGTGGGAGGCGGCGCGACGACAGCAGAGGGCAGCGTCGACGAGGAGCAACGAGCCTCTGCAGGTCGGCGCGAAAGCCGTGCTCCACCTTTGCGTTGTCGGATGAGTCTTGGCGACGTCACATGGAGGAAGGGCCTGCATTCCCGGCTCCCCTGGCCCGGCGCAGGATGCAAGGGAGGGGCCAGGCCAGAGGAGGAGGTGGACGTCGTGCGCCACCGCACGAGTGAGCCTGCGCTCCCGCCTCCCGCGGCCCAGCGATCGGCGACGATGCGGATAGGGCGAGCGGCGACGAGGATGCGGCGACCGGAGACGATGCGGATGCGGATGGGGCGACAGAAGACCGACGAGGATGTGATCAAAGAGAGCGAGATTGGGGATCGGTGGAATTTTTTTGGGAATTtcctgtgtgccattaaaaaagatcacaATGttctgtgtgcccctgaaaaagttCGGCGGTCTTCAacgccactgctccaacttttttgtgtcctccatgccactgccgtcagctgtcaactgtaggtgtgaaaaatcaaaaatacccttaagtataaatatgccattaattttttttgagcatcttaacgacttcaaatgaaaaaaactcaaaactagaaagttatagatctcgtcgagatctataattttcatataaaaattatcttaatttaatttcacaaaaaatatgatttttctaagatatattaatcatatcaaatcatatttttgttggaattaaatgaagataatttttatataaaaattatagatcttgacGAGATTTACAtcttctagttttgagttttttcatttgaagtcgttaagatggtaaaaaaattaatgacacatttagacttaagggtatttttgacttttcacacctacaGTTCGACGGCGTTGGAGcacaaactgacggcagtggcctGAAAGGCATAAAAAAGTTAGAGCAGTAGtgttgaagaccgctgaacttttccagAAACACGTAGGGTATTacgatcttttttttttaatgGCATGCGAGaaattcctctattttttttaCGAAGTACCCGGCCTGTGCAGAAGCGGTGAAGAGATAAGACTGCTGCGGGCGACGAGGCTTCACGTTGGGAGTCTGCACCTATGTGTGTGGAACTCGCGCCACTAGTGCAACGACGAACTCGGGCCTGCCCTCATTTCAGCTCACAGACATCACACTCCAATCGATGCGAGGAGCCACATCAATATCCACAGCATAGCATGAGAGTGTTCGGTTAAACtaaattatttattatttatgttAAAAACACTGTTTATTATGAGAAAACACTTTTTCTAATAAACAGAAAAAGCCGGCTGACCAGCGAGCCTGACGCACCATGCTGCTAAGGCCACGTCCGGCTGCTTTCTAGTTACCGGAAGACGCCAACGTTGCCAGGCCGGTCGGCGCCGGGGACGGGCGATTAACAAAGCTTGAAAATCccgataaaaaaaaaacaaagcttGAAAATCGACGACAGAGACTGCAACACACGACACGCAGCAGTGAGCGACAATTTGGGCACGAAATCGAAATGTCGACGAGACAACAAATCAGAGTCCCCGGCCACGCGTCCGGCAGTTGTTGCGGCGGCGCGGCCGGTATCCAACACCACCCGACCCAATCACCCAACCCCACAGCTTGCACAATCGACCACCGCTACAGAAAGGAGGCGTAAATTACTCCTATATCAGATCATCAGATGGCCTAAAAAGGGTGAAATTTTTATTCTTCTTTTCCAGAGCCTCCTCCCGTTGCTTGCTCCTCATCTTTCTCCGGTCCCTTTCACCAAAAGCGTACAGTGCTCCGCAGCTACGGCGGGCGCGTGTACATCTCGTACACCGGCGCGCCGGTCACCTGCGCGCCTGCTGCGGCTGCGGGTAGGGCGCGACGCGCGTTCGACGGGCAccgtccggcggcggcggcatccgcCCGCCtacaccgccaccgccgtcgccgttCACGATGTCCTCCAGCATCTTCTGCAGGTCCTCCAGCGTGTCCGGCTTCTGCATGGAAGCTAAGGTCAATTGCAATTTACAATAAACAAATAATAAATCCGCGTGGTGGTGGGTGGTTGCGTTGCGTTGCGCCTACCTCGTTTGTCACGTTATCCATCATCACCAGCATCTCCTGCATGAAGTCGGAGAAATCCTGGAAGTCCGAGAGCACAGCAGGGAaattaatttcttttcttttcttttcatcagGCTACATGATACACATATAATATTCGCGCACAAAATGGCAAAAGGATTTGATTGATTTCGACGAGACAATAAGCAGCAGGAATCAGGAAAAAAAAATAGAATTGCTAGGCATCAACCCGTTGATTTGGAAGCCTCTGTCAACCGACTGTTTTGGCCGTCGGATGGGCGCGGATGGCTCAGGCGGACAGCGCGGCCGGCGAAGCAGCAGGAGCGGCCGGCCTCGGAGCTCGCTgctccggccatggcgggcacggGGCTGGCGGCCGGCGACGAGGAGGGTGAGGGCGGCCCCGGCAGGCGCAGCGCGGGGACCAGCGACGAGGAGGTCGAGCGCGGGTGCGGCAATGGTTGCGGCTCAAGGAAGGCCGGAAGGGAAGGGACAAGGGTGGGGAGTGTGGGTCCCACTGGAATTTGTTTAAAATTTGTAATTTGTTCTGAAAATTTTGAacaatttgtgaataatttgataTATCTTCTCTGATTTTTGTATTCAATAGAAATAATCTGTAAATTTATTTGAAAATTTTGACATATATTTGTATTATCTCTAAATTGCATCACTATGTTTAATAAATTACACTAAAACAGTCATTGTAAATATTTTAATAAGACGATGTAAATATAGTTATAAGACGGTGTAATTGCACGGCAAAAATTCAAAAATTCAGTTGATAAGATGGGCTAAAACTACCGTTCGTTGACTAGAcagatcaaaaaaaaaaaaaaaaagaggacagGAAACTAAACCGAGTGCTGATTCACCTGGTCGTCGTCGTCGAGGGGATCGAAGAGCCCGGCGTCGTACATGGCCTTCTTCCCCTTGTCCGACAGAACTGCGCCAACCAAACAAGCAATTCGATCAAATCTCGTGAAAGCCAAGTATAACCAAACAGGTAGTAGGCCTAACCGGAGTATGCCTCCTGGATCCGCTGGAACCGCCGCTTGGCCTCGCCGGCCGCGCCGGGGTCGCTGGCCCACCGGTCCGGGTGCCACTTCTGCGCGCCCACGGCAAGAGATCGGAACATGTGAGCAGGTCTGTTCGGGAGGAGAGGGGGAAACACACAGACAGAACCCAATCGATCAAACACCGGCGCGAGGCCGCCGCGCGCGCATGCACAGCAAGCGAACTCACCATCGCGAGTCCTCCGGTACGCAGAGCGTATGTCGGTGGCGGAGGCGTTCTTGCGGATGCCCAGGAGCGCGTAGTAGCAGCAC
It encodes:
- the LOC136546418 gene encoding uncharacterized protein isoform X2 translates to MDGGSGNASGGGASTCCYYALLGIRKNASATDIRSAYRRTRDGEFACCACARGGLAPVFDRLGSVCVFPPLLPNRPAHMFRSLAVGAQKWHPDRWASDPGAAGEAKRRFQRIQEAYSVLSDKGKKAMYDAGLFDPLDDDDQDFSDFMQEMLVMMDNVTNEPDTLEDLQKMLEDIVNGDGGGGVGGRMPPPPDGARRTRVAPYPQPQQARR
- the LOC136546418 gene encoding uncharacterized protein isoform X1 — protein: MDGGSGNASGGGASTCCYYALLGIRKNASATDIRSAYRRTRDGEFACCACARGGLAPVFDRLGSVCVFPPLLPNRPAHMFRSLAVGAQKWHPDRWASDPGAAGEAKRRFQRIQEAYSVLSDKGKKAMYDAGLFDPLDDDDQDFSDFMQEMLVMMDNVTNEKPDTLEDLQKMLEDIVNGDGGGGVGGRMPPPPDGARRTRVAPYPQPQQARR
- the LOC136546418 gene encoding uncharacterized protein isoform X3: MDGGSGNASGGGASTCCYYALLGIRKNASATDIRSAYRRTRDGEFACCACARGGLAPVFDRLGSVCVFPPLLPNRPAHMFRSLAVGAQKWHPDRWASDPGAAGEAKRRFQRIQEAYSVLSDKGKKAMYDAGLFDPLDDDDQDFSDFMQEMLVMMDNVTNELPCRSRTRWRTCRRCWRTS